One Glycine max cultivar Williams 82 chromosome 1, Glycine_max_v4.0, whole genome shotgun sequence genomic window, tcgaacggagattaagaaaggagactcaagttactgagaatcaatttggtttcatgccggaaaggtcgaccatggaagcgatttatttattacggcgggtgatggagcaatatcgcatggcccaacaagacttgaacttgatttttattgacttggagaaagcgtatgatagagtgcctagagagattttgtggaaagctctagagaagaaaggggttagggttgcatatattcgagctatccaagatatgtatgatagggtatcgactagtgttaggacacagggtggagaatcagacgattttcccatcacaattggtttgcatcaagggtcaacccttagcccctacctttttaccttaattctggatgtcctcacggaacaaatccaagagatagcgccgagatgcatgctttttgcagatgacatagtcctccttggagagtcgagggaggagttgaatgagaggttggaaacttggagacgagctctagaaacacatggctttcgcctaagcagaagcaaatcggagtatatggaatgtaagttcaacaaaagaaggagggtttctaactcagaggtgaaaataggagaccatattatccctcaagtcacacggtttaaatatcttgggtctgtaatacaggatgatggggaaattgaaggggatgtgaatcatcgcattcaagcaggatggatgaaatggagaaaagcatcgggggtgttatgtgatgcaaaggtaccgatcaagctaaagggaaagttttatcggactgcggtaagaccggcgattttgtacggaacagaatgttgggcggtcaagagccaacatgagaataaagtaggtgtagcggagatgaggatgttgcggtggatgtgtggtaagactcgacaggataaaattagaaacgaagctattagagagagggttggagtaacgcctattgtagagaagatggtggaacatagacttaggtggtttgggcatgtagagagaagaccggtagactctgtagtgcggagagtagaccagatggagagaagacaaataattcgaggcagaggaagacccaaaaagactataagagaggttataaaaaaggatctcgaacttaatgatttggatagaagtatggtacttgatagaacattatggcggaagttgatccatgtagccgaccccacctagtgggataaggcgttgttgttgttgttgtaccgtagcaataaaaaaaagagcttTCTCATTTCCTACTCCTTAGTTTAATGGAAAGGAAAAGGAGGATAgaaggaaataaaagtttaaaatttaaattagaagaaaagtgataggaaagaaaaaaaacaaaaaaaaattaaatttttatttttaaaagttaattttactttttttaaagacaCTTATTCTTGTtaacaatcataaaaaaaatgtgtcaacACATATCTTCAAAAAATTTGAGCATAGTTAATCTTAATCCTATACCTACTTGAATTTGGGGCCAGCAGCCCGGCATAAGGACTAAGCTGGCCCTTAACCActgttttaattcatttaacacTATATACAGTTAACTTCTGCCTAAGTTTTAattcttgttatatatatagcCTAAACGACGGCTTCTTCAAGTAGCGCGTGCAAagctgaaaaaacaaaagaagggTAGATTtggaaactaaaataaattttaattgagtcGGAACTTCTTTCGATCGGAGGATTAAGCATTTCTCGCTAAACCCTCTCGTCTCGTGGTGGCGTGCGTGGCCACTCTCTCACAAGCAAAGCAATTTCTTATTCTGAACGCTTTAATCTGCGATTCAGAGGATTACGACCCGCCCCATTTTTTCCCACACTCTTTTGCTTTAACCTAACCTCAGAACTTGATTCTCGCCTTTCATCAAAGCAAAAGGATTTGAGGATTGAAGACTGAATCACtgtgagttttatttttaatatttgtctgtCACATCATAATTGGATTTAAATTTTCAGGATAGGGCTGTAgagattttttgtttatgtattacaaatattacattaaggactagtcattttattttatatatttgaaagatGCTAATAGGTAGCTAGCAGGAAAAACAGCACTACAAAGCTTATCATTGGGGGTTCAGCTTTGTACAGatgtattaatttatcattctgTCAATGCCTGATTAaatgattgcttatatataGTTAATTTCTGCTTACAGGTGAGGATGACGCTACTTTAGCTCCTATAAGTATTGATTAATAGCAAGATGGCACTTTGAGCAAGATTTACTCTCTGTAAGTTTTCGTATCAAAAGTCAAATGCTATTGAACTGGATAAATGCACATTATAATTGGTGTGCATCAAGAAGCCTATTTTTCCTCTTAATGCACTGATAAACACTGAGTAGAGCTACTAGTTTGCTGAAAACCATTTAATTTACGAGAATTTGATTTACATTAATTTTCAGCAGTTCAATCTATGctagtaagaaaatattttagactGGATCCTCTCTCTTTCTCGCTTGTTGTTTTGTGAATGAATTTGTGTCTCTTATAATGGGCTGGCACATGGGCTACTTGGCCCTATGGGTTTTTTGGCCCCTACCCCTAGCCCACATGGTCCTGGGCTGTGTGGCTGACCCATTTGACAGCTCCTAATATTGAGGCTCGATTCTTGTGTTTGCAATGTTGTACGACTTCTAGTagaatcttatttattttcttcaagtTATTGATAATAAAAGCCTCACAAATACTGCTAAGTGCCATGTCTGGCATTTGTGTTTTAGGTGTTGAATATAGGTAAAAACTTAGTTATTTGTTCTGTGATagctgataaaaaatataatgtatttCATGTTGATGTCTAAACAGGGGAGAAAACAAGTTGTATGCGCTATGGCCACTACATCCATGACTTTCACATCTTTAGAAGCCAAGATTTTGAGCAATGGAAAATGTTCGATTGAAGGTGCTTTAATGAAGTTGAATCCTTCCCGGTGCTGGAATTAATCTCTCTCATTACCACATTGTTCAAAATGGCTTTTCAGTCACTCTTTTCCAAGTATAAAATCttaccttctttcttttgcacTCTTGTCCAACACAAACCCAGCTACCATCACTTCCACTCTTTCCCAACCTCACAAGTCTCAGGGACATTATTACCTGACCTTGTGAATGAGATATCTCGTCTACTCAGTGATCACCGATACCCTCACCATGATCTAGAACTTTCTCTCAATCCATTTTCAGCACAATTATCCACAAATTTGGTTGAACAGGTCTTGAAGAGGTGCAAGAATCTCGGCTTCTCAGCCCACAGATTCTTTCTTTGGGCTAAATCAATTCCAGGTTTTCAGCACAGTGTTATGAGCTTCCACATTTTGGTGGAAATCTTGGGAAGTTGTAAACAATTTGCCATACTCTGGGATTTTCTCACAGAAATGAGAGAGTCTCATCATTATGAAATCAACAGTGAAATTTTCTGGCTCATTTTCAGGGCATATAGCCAAGCTAATTTACCAGATGGTGCAATTCGGTCTTTCAATAGAATGGATGAGTTTGGAGTTAAGCCAACCATTCATGATTTGGACAagcttttgttcattttatgcAAAAGGAAGCATGTCAAGCAGGCTCAACAACTTTTTCATCAAGCTAAGAATCGTTTCTCGTTAACTGCTAAAACTTACAGCATTTTGATAAGTGGATGGGGTGAGATTGGTGATTCAGAGAAAGCCTGTGACCTGTTTCAAGCAATGCTTGAACAAGGATGTCCAGTGGATTTGCTTGCATATAATAATTTGTTACAGGCTCTTTGCAAAGGAGGTCGTGTGGATGaagctaaaaatatttttcatgataTGTTGTCAAAAAGAGTCGAGCCAGACGCTTTTACTTATTCAATATTTATTCACTCATATTGTGATGCAGATGATGTGCAATCAGCTTTCAGGGTTCTTGATAAAATGAGAAGGTACAACCTTTTGCCTAATGTGTTTACATACAATTGTATTATAAAACAACTTTGTAAGAATGAACATGTGGAAGAAGCTTATCAGTTGTTGGATGAAATGATTTCTAGAGGAGTAAAACCAGACACTTGGAGTTATAATGCAATACAAGCTTACCATTGTGATCATTGTGAGGTCAATAGAGCCCTGAGGTTAATGTTTAGAATGGAAAAAGATATCTGTCTTCCTGATCGCCATACATATAACATGGTGCTCAAATTGCTGATTAGGATAGGAAGGTTTGATAAGGTAACTGAAGTTTGGGAGAACATGGTggacaaaaagttttatccttcTGTCTCAACATATTCTGTCATGATCCATGGTTTTTGTAAGAAGAAGGGAAAGCTAGAGGAGGCATGTAAGTATTTTGAAATGATGATTGATGAAGGAATACCACCATATGTTACTACTGTTGAGATGCTGAGGAATCGGCTtttgggtttagggtttatagATCACATTGAAATACTGGCTGCTAAGATGAGGCAAAGCACTTCCTATGCAATTCAAGAATTGGCAAATATTATGATTGGCAATAGAACAGCTCATAATACTTTGGGACGTGATGAGATGGACATAGAAAGTGACTGAGGAAGTGATTATTGTTTCTCGTAATACTTTCTCATTAAGCTATTTTGACAAATATGTGGAGGCAACCATTTCATTACGGCAGAGCACATAATAAAGATGCTATATCTGTGGGCTATGGTTAATTGATTCATTTTAAGGTGCTGGGTATTATTATAATTCTTTGATGTAGCCTGTATGACATATTTCAGATGGAAGGTAATCTAAAGTTTAAACATCTGAAAAATTTTCATGGAACACCTTAGTTTCTGTATCATGAAGAAATGACGGACATGCTGGTTCAGGAAGGCAGAGAAATTGCAAGTTTTATAGCTCGGGGAGTCATTTCTTACATGATATCTCTTGTCCTATAGGCTGCAGTATTGTTTGAGTGGCATGCCTCCGCCAAATTTCATTTCGTAGACACCTATCATTGCCACAGATGGGTTGTGATTGTAATCAGGATAGAAGTGACTGCTTTGTTTCATTGATTTAAACATCAGACAGGTAAAGTTGTCTCAACCATGGTAGTTGAATTGGGATTCAAATCCTGGATCGAATTGTATCGTATTGTGAAGACTGCACACCAAGTTGGCAACCTGTTTCTGTTCATATTGGAGAATTTAAGTTATTCCTGATGAAATCGTAAACCCAAAAAAGGTTTGGGAAACTTTGCAAGTGGATCTGCACACCAACGAAAGAACTAGTGACATGATACAAAGATTACTCTGGCCTCAATAGCAGGCATTTGTACGGTTTCATTCCTTACACTGGGGATCATAAGGCAGTCAGACATCACAGGTTTGGGGTTAAAAGAGAAGAAACCAAAAATGatatgttcttattttttatgttgatcATAAGTGTACAATTAACATTattaacttttagttttttcatCGCTGTTGGATTTTGGATGAATTGGAGCCAACTTGTTGgcattattgataaaaatttgAGTTCAGTCTCTACGTTTTCTTCACGTTCTTCCGAAAGGGTCACTGTCGCTTCAAGTAGTTGAATTGACAATAACAATGAATGAGCATTGATTGATTTGATGGAATACAGAGGTTGATTAATTGAAGTCAATGCCATTTGATTTGACCATTTTGTTTAATATAACGTGCTGAAAACCTTCAATTGtcttttacataataaaaacatCTCATGTTTTATTTCATGGCTTCTTGCTGTTATTAACATCACACATGGAGGTTTGTCTTCTCCCTTAATACGATATTGAACTTGGGGTATGTTTTTGAATGAgcttatttacaaattttttttggtataaaGAGGGGCCTAAGCCCAAAgcttatttacaatttatttgaCCCATTTAATAACATACATAATTACATGTGTAAGTGTCTAGGAAAATTATTGAAATGGCTTAtcatttattcataaattatattgaaattattttaaaagctatttaagaaagtttataaaaataacttatagtttatataaaaatagtttaactttatttttctttacctaAGTACTtgtgtaataaatatttatttgaggtAATACATTCCTCTTTAGTTTTTGATTTTAACAAAGTTACTAAAAGATGTGCAGCGATATACACAGTTACTTGTTTTTTCACTAGTAATAATAATGACAGTAACTGATTAACATTTTAgtctttcaagaaaaaaataagaaactgaatgaattatttttgttagaaaGATGCCAATCAATACTCTAAAAATATtggtttaagaaataaaaagtggaaagcttttattacaaaaatacacctctttataattttcaatgcaattttgacaataatttttttattaaccctAACTAGTGTCTTTAGTAGgacttttttcttataattaaaaattgaaataaaactattcttattttgaaaaattaagttaaaaatattttaaatcatttgaattcaattttgtttaacacgttgtattttaagttttttatttaatatttgcatTAGCTGGTAGggctattaaaaaaaactaaactgaATTGAATTGtgctaaaaaaattgaagtgaaCTGTTACATAGTTTAGTGAACTGCTCCAAAATGCTTGAACCGAATTGAACAGTGACTGGgattaaaaaatgtgaaaatttacttcaaaataaaatgtttattgaaaacaaatcaaataatttagagtatttttatagataattttGAAGTAATTCGGAGCAATTTGATTGAGTATATTATACAGTTCAATTCATCGAAACTATTAGTTGAATTCAGTTTTTTAGAAGTTGAGAGTTCAGTTCATCTAATGTCTAACAAGGTCGCGCTGGCCATGGGGTACAGTCGTGACGggagaaggaaaataaaaaaaaaaaagtgaataatgaattaataaattCCCGAAATTTCAAACTCTGCTTCAAATTGAAGCTGCCATGTATGTtgtctctctatatataaagtAGGAATTCCAAACTTGCTCtccctccctctttctttttcttttctcatcctCCTCCATCTAAACTCTAATCAAATCTTTCACAACATTCTCTTTCTGAGTTTCTAGGGTTTATCACTCCCATGGCCGCCGAGAAGCTCAGAGATTTAAGCCAACCCATTGATGTGCCTTTACTCGATGCCACTGTCGCTGCCTTCTATGGCACCGGATCCAAGGAACAGGTCGCGCCtcctttccctttccctttcttactctttctctttctcttttcgcTTATGCCTCCGCGATTCAACATTCTCCGTAATTCGCCTATTTCTGCTTCACCGACTCTCTTCGCCTCCACTCACCATTCTGCTTCTCCAAACTTGTACTCTTTCACTGCCTTTTTGTCTCTCCCAATGCCTAAAAACAGTTTAACCATACGGAACTAACTTGCTCAGTTGGAGTTTGCTACTCTCCGAGCTATACGgagctatttttattttttttcaccattAAATTGTTTTCGCCTTCCATAATTATACTTTCTCGAGGCACTGTCTTGGTTCACTAAGGTAGTAGACTTGGGAAATAAAAGTCTTGGTAGTATTGTCAATGTAGAAaacatgctatttttttttatgcttgcATGCttgttttttgtgtgtttttaagTAACCATTGTTTGTATTATAATAATGCAGAGAACTGCTGCCGATCAGATTTTGCGCGATTTGAAAAATAATCCAGACACGTGGCTTCAAGTCATGCATATTTTGCAGAACACTCAAAGCCTAAATACCAAGTTCTTTGCCTTGCAGGTTAGTTTGTTTGTTGATCTGCTACATTTGgggtaaataattaatgtcgatTATTTTTCATCTGTAACACGTAATCTAAGAAGTGAAAGAAATTTTTGGATAGtttactttaaattattataccATTTCATGGAGTCATCTCTCAACAGAATTGTTCTGCAATTGAAATCCAGGAACACAGTACCGTAAATTATATGGTGATGTCCGAATGAATATTCAGGACTGATTACATTTGTTTTATAAAGGAACCTCATCCATTGTTTTGTATATTCAGGACAAGTGAAATCCAGGATGCATGATTACTTTAAAGGACATATAGTTAGGtgttttagttaaaattaatcaatatttgAGTGGAAGTATTTGTAGCGATAATTGTATTCCCAGAGGGCTTGAATCTAGATTACTATATTTGCTGAAAATCTTAACCTGTATACTCCAGTTGCCATGAAGGCTCATGGAAACTAATCTTTTGGTGTTATTTTGTTGGATGGAACTATTGACTCTTTTACttgtgtattttcttttttggggtgagtgtgtgtgtgttttcttTGTTGGTTTTTCATCTTAATTTCTGCATTTGACTGGTTTACAGTTTAGTGTCTTGGAGGCAACATTGTTAGGTGTCAAACAAGTTATCCACTTTGTTACGTTAATTCTATTCTTACATGGCTTTCTTAGACATGTTTCTGTGCTTGTATATACAGGTTCTAGAAGGTGTAATTAAATATAGATGGAATGCATTACCTGTTGACCAGCGAGATGGAATGAAAAATTTCATCTCTGATGTTATTGTACAGGTATCAGCCACACTTGATTTGTTGTTTTGTTGATTCTTAAAGTCTTACTGCATTTTTTGTATTGTTATTGACCCTTTGTTTTCGCATAGCTTTCTGGTAATGAGGCCTCATTTCGAACAGACCGGTTGTATGTCAACAAACTCAATATTATATTAGTTCAGGTAAAAATAGAACTGTACTTACATAATATTATAATGCTGTATTTACCTAATATTATTGAAATTGATGATTCATGTTATTCTCAACCAGCTGTATTATTTATCTAGCTGAAATTGATACATTCTCTATAGGATTTCTCTGTTTTTCTAATGGATATGTAGGTTTCTTTTgcctttcattttataaaactgTTGTAATATTTTAGTGCATTCTTTTGATATTTGGTTAACTACATATGAATTTGTGCTCAAATAAAACCTTCATGTGCAGATTTTGAAGCATGAATGGCCAGTGAGATGGAGAAGCTTCATTCCTGACCTTGTTTCAGCAGCTAAAACTAGTGAAACAATTTGCGAGAATTGTATGGCAATATTGAAGGTAACTTTATCCAAATTTTCATTTACATTTGTTCCTTTAATCAATTAGTAACGTTACAAAAATGTTCTTTCAGCTCTTGAGTGAAGAGGTTTTTGATTTTTCAAGAGGAGAGATGACTCAGCAGAAGATAAAAGAGCTTAAACACTCATTGAATAGGTAGGTAACAGTTAATGActttgttaatataaaaaacttaCAATACAATGTTTTTTGGGTTCTATTTCATTTCTCCTTTACTTTGGagatctttcattttttctggTTCAAGGGAGGACATACCATTGAGGTAGGTCCTGACCACGGGAAGGgtgtattaaattaattgaataagGGAGAATTCTAAATTGAAATGTTTACTGAAATGTATAGTAAATGCAGAAGACTGATGAGCTTCTGTTACAGATCATCTATATAGAGCAATGCTCATCTAAAcaatatagaaaataattacGGAATTACATTTATCAAGGCATATATCTCTTTTACAGGTGATGGCAATcttctttatctttctttatagCTGAAACTGGTGTCTAAATGCTGGATATCAATTATTGATTTTCAGGCTCTAGTTGTTTATTTAACAAGTTATTAGGGAGTGGCTATATATTGCTAAGAATTATATGTGGTTGTTTGCAGTGAATTTCAGCTCATACATGAGTTGTGCTTATATGTGCTATCAGCGTCCCAACGGACTGAGCTCATACGGGCAACACTGTCTACATTGTATGCATTCCTATCATGGATTCCTTTGGGATATATATTTGAATCACCATTGGTAGGTGCGGTTTTCTGCTTAAGTAACACTGCCTTGGAGGAATTCTGAAATCTTTTGGCTGTATGTTCATTACAGCTCAAGACACTGCTAAAATTTTTCCCAATTCCTGCATATCGGAACCTGACTTTGCAATGTTTAACTGAGGTATCCTCCATCTTCTAAGTCCTTATGATTTTACCTTAAACTTTCTTGatcattattatttacttttcatGTTCACAGGTAGCAGCCCTTCAATTTGGGAATTACTATGATGCCCATATTAAGATGTATAATATATTCATGGGTCAGTTGCAGgtgtgtttgaactttgaataacTTAACATTTTGTTCCAcattgtattttgtttatttgcttTATCATATTCCTATATCCATTTGTTCTATTTTGATTATGTGGAAATTTCTTTGGTTGATTTTGGGATAATGTAATGTTTAATGCAGACCATACTTCCGCCCACTACTAATATACCCGAGGCATATTCACATGGTTCAAGTGAGGAACAAGTAAGTCTCTGTAATTTGGCAAAGTGAGGAACAAGTAAATAAACCTGCCTGATTTACtactaaattataaattacttgTGATGCAACTATCTGACAGTTTTTTTTTCCCTGTTTAGGCATTTATACAGAATTTGGCACTGTTCTTCACCTCATTTTACAAGGCAGGTTTATTTTCTCAGTTTTTGTGTCTGTGATTACAAGGCAGGTTTATATTCATGAAATGTAATGAGACCAGGTGAAAGAATGTGGCCTTGTTTGGGTATTTTTTATGCTTTGTGTATCATATCTTGCTTGTGGCATATTTGAGAATGGACTCACCTTTTTGTATCTTGAATTGTTGTGCctaaattttcttccttttttttttttgcatctgTGTAGcacctcttcctcctccttttatctttctcctttgttttttGGCCTGTATTGGTTTTCGGTGTGTTTGATGAGTTTCAAGTCTCTATTAGAGGTGTGGTGATCCCCTTCTGTTTATGCAGGTTCACGTTCGAATTCTG contains:
- the LOC100794364 gene encoding pentatricopeptide repeat-containing protein At1g52640, mitochondrial, giving the protein MAFQSLFSKYKILPSFFCTLVQHKPSYHHFHSFPTSQVSGTLLPDLVNEISRLLSDHRYPHHDLELSLNPFSAQLSTNLVEQVLKRCKNLGFSAHRFFLWAKSIPGFQHSVMSFHILVEILGSCKQFAILWDFLTEMRESHHYEINSEIFWLIFRAYSQANLPDGAIRSFNRMDEFGVKPTIHDLDKLLFILCKRKHVKQAQQLFHQAKNRFSLTAKTYSILISGWGEIGDSEKACDLFQAMLEQGCPVDLLAYNNLLQALCKGGRVDEAKNIFHDMLSKRVEPDAFTYSIFIHSYCDADDVQSAFRVLDKMRRYNLLPNVFTYNCIIKQLCKNEHVEEAYQLLDEMISRGVKPDTWSYNAIQAYHCDHCEVNRALRLMFRMEKDICLPDRHTYNMVLKLLIRIGRFDKVTEVWENMVDKKFYPSVSTYSVMIHGFCKKKGKLEEACKYFEMMIDEGIPPYVTTVEMLRNRLLGLGFIDHIEILAAKMRQSTSYAIQELANIMIGNRTAHNTLGRDEMDIESD